A stretch of Spirosoma oryzicola DNA encodes these proteins:
- a CDS encoding NADH-quinone oxidoreductase subunit D produces the protein MATQIIQYEYAPGHFRASEPNVYRPDMLNEGEMILNMGPQHPSTHGVLRLEVVTDGEIIVDVVPHLGYLHRCFEKHAQALPFNQTIPFVDRLDYLAAMNSEHAFVMGVERMLGIENDIPKRTEYIRVLVAELNRIAAHFVGVGTYALDIGAYTPFLWLMRDREHIQRLLEWVSGARMLYNYMWVGGLFYDLPVGFEERCREFVQYLKPKLVELQQLVIENEIFVKRTANVGVLPLPVAISYGCTGPMLRGSGLRYDLRRVDGYSIYPELDFDIPIGEGQMGTVGDCWDRNNVRVLECHESIRIVEQCLDKLTTDYRRTRDYDPQAVVPKKIRPKAMDFYARAESAKGELGFFFRTDGRSDVPVRCKARSCCFHNLSVIGEISKGAMLADLVAVIGSIDVVMGEVDR, from the coding sequence ATGGCTACGCAAATAATTCAATACGAATACGCTCCTGGTCATTTTCGGGCGTCGGAACCAAACGTTTACCGGCCCGATATGCTCAATGAAGGAGAGATGATTTTAAACATGGGACCGCAGCATCCGTCTACCCACGGTGTGCTACGGCTCGAAGTCGTTACCGACGGCGAGATTATTGTCGACGTGGTGCCGCACCTGGGTTATCTGCATCGTTGTTTCGAGAAACACGCCCAGGCCTTGCCATTCAATCAGACCATTCCATTTGTGGACCGGCTTGATTATCTGGCTGCTATGAACAGCGAACATGCTTTCGTAATGGGTGTCGAGCGGATGCTGGGCATTGAAAACGACATTCCAAAACGGACGGAATACATTCGGGTGCTGGTAGCTGAACTAAACCGCATCGCGGCCCACTTCGTCGGAGTTGGTACGTATGCGCTGGACATTGGCGCGTACACGCCTTTTCTGTGGCTTATGCGCGACCGCGAACACATTCAGCGCCTGCTGGAGTGGGTAAGTGGCGCGCGAATGCTGTACAACTATATGTGGGTAGGCGGCTTGTTTTATGATCTGCCGGTAGGTTTTGAAGAACGCTGCCGGGAGTTTGTTCAGTACCTCAAACCTAAGCTGGTTGAGCTGCAACAATTGGTGATCGAGAACGAAATCTTCGTAAAACGGACGGCTAACGTGGGTGTTTTGCCGCTCCCAGTGGCGATTAGCTACGGTTGTACAGGGCCTATGTTGCGTGGTTCTGGCTTGCGTTACGATTTGCGCCGGGTTGACGGGTACTCCATTTATCCTGAACTGGATTTTGATATCCCCATTGGTGAAGGCCAGATGGGAACTGTCGGTGACTGCTGGGACCGTAATAATGTTCGGGTACTGGAATGTCATGAGTCAATACGGATTGTCGAGCAGTGTCTGGACAAGCTCACGACCGATTACCGACGTACCCGCGACTACGACCCACAGGCTGTGGTACCCAAAAAGATCCGTCCAAAAGCAATGGATTTTTACGCCCGCGCCGAAAGTGCCAAGGGTGAGTTAGGTTTCTTTTTTCGGACGGATGGTCGATCAGACGTACCCGTTCGCTGCAAAGCCCGTTCCTGCTGTTTTCACAACCTATCGG
- the rpmG gene encoding 50S ribosomal protein L33, translating to MAKKGANRIQVILECTEQKDSGVPGMSRYITTKNRKNTPARIERKKYNPFLKKVTLHKEIK from the coding sequence ATGGCAAAGAAAGGCGCCAATAGAATCCAGGTTATTCTGGAATGCACCGAGCAGAAAGACAGCGGTGTACCCGGCATGTCCCGGTACATCACCACGAAAAACCGGAAGAATACGCCGGCTCGTATCGAACGGAAGAAATACAATCCGTTCCTGAAAAAAGTAACGTTGCATAAAGAAATT